GCATCTCACAATTTCACCCTTTGATTGAGGTATATATTGTCCAGTTTTAGAGCAGAAGTCTTGTATTTTTTGGGGCATATCTCCAGGTGTGGCGAAAGTGGGGTGTTCTGTATCGATAAAACATTTAAAAGGCGTTGCCTTTGCTGCAAGCTCACCCATCTCACCAAATCCAATATTTTCTCCTGCTTTGATCCAAGCTCTTCGGCATTCTTGTATTATCCATAGACCTGTAATATTTTTAAGGAATCTTATTTTATCGTTAAATCCACCTTCATTTGTGAAATTATATTTTAGGGCATTATCATTTATTATAGGTTGACTGCTTTCAATACCCATCAAAGACCATGTGCCGCTGCTCAAATATATATAATCATCCTCTTGTGCAGGAACAGATACGACTGCAGAACCGGTGTCATGGGATGCTACCGATATAACAGGGGTTTGGTCTATATCCAATTCATCAGCTACAGATTTTTGAATTGTACCTATATTAGTTCCGGGCTTTACAATGTCTGTCAAAATATCTGTAGGTATATTTAAATTTTTTAGCATATCCTTTGCCCAAATCTTTTTGTTGGCATCCAACATCTGTGATGTGCTTGCTATGGTATATTCTGTAGATTTGATGCCAGTTAGTAAATAGTTGAACAAATCGGGTGTGAACAATAATGTTTTAGCATATTTCAAAGAAGGTGAATTCTTCAATACCATAGAGTAGAGCTGGAAAATAGTATTTATTTGCATAAACTGTATACCTGTAATTCGAAACATCTCATCTTTATCTACAAGTTTAAATGCTTGCTCTACAATACCATCAGTCCTTGAATCTCTATAATGGTAAGCATTGCCGATCAATTGACCTTCAGCATCCAACAATCCAAAGTCTACGCCCCAAGTGTCGATGCCTAAAGAAGAAATATNNNNNNNNNNNNNNNNNNNNNNNNNNNNNNNNNNNNNNNNNNNNNNNNNNNNNNNNNNNNNNNNNNNNNNNNNNNNNNNNNNNNNNNNNNNNNNNNNNNNTTTACTTTAATCACGTATTTCTTTAATTACACATACAAGCAATAGCATCCATAATACCCTATTCAAAAACAACTTCGATATTCTTACTCTTCAAAAACTCCATCCAAGCATTGGAAGGTTTTTTATCGGTGACCAAACAATCCACATGTTCGAAATCACATACCTTACAAAAGGATGCTGCATCAAATTTGGTATGGTCACAGATCAACACTGATTTGTTGGAGTTTAAAAGCATTATCCTACGAAGTTCTGCTTCCTCCTCACTGGAATCGGTGATACCTTTTTCCATAGAAATCGAACGACAGGAAAAAAACAATATATCGGCATGATATTTTTGTATACATTTTCTAGCTGTTTCGCCGATCAAAGACATAGAATTTTCTCTTATCAACCCCCCTGTTGAATATGTTTTTACATTAGTGAGCTTACCTAATTCTACAACTGTTTTGGCTCCATTGGTTATAACCGTGAGCTTATCTTTATCATTTAGATAATCTACTATTTTTAACGTTGTACTACTGGAATCGATTATCAATATATCTCCGTCTTTTACAAGATCGGATGCTAGTTTTCCCATCTTTTCTTTTTCTGCTTTTTGTTCAGTTTCTCTGAAGGAAAGGGGGGCTTCCAGATTTAAGCCTTCTAAAAGCACGGCTCCTCCGTAAGTTTTTTTCAAAAGGTCCAATTTTTCTAACTCTCTTAAATCACGCCTTATTGTTGCTTCGCTGACAAAAAATCTTTTGCTTAAGTCGGATACTGTTACTGATTTTTCTTGCTTTAGTATATTAAGTATTTCTTGCTGTCTTTCTATAACAAACATTATAACACTCTCCTTTGCTAAACAATTAGAATGCATTATGCACATTTGTGCACACTTGGTTGCATTTCAGACACAATGCTTGTTAAATGTACTATTTTGACGACTATGTGGAATTAAATAAATAATATTGGTATAATTATAACATAAGTAGCCATAAATGCACATCAAAAAGCGAGAATATACACCAATGTATAACAGACTTAATATAAGATTAAGCATACATCGTAATTTTTTAGGCAGTTAAATTTGTTTTAATTATCGATTAAAATAATGTTGAAGGGGGGAGGAGAGATGGGCGAAGGAGAAGGAAAAAAGATATGGTTTATTCCCGATGGGTACATGTCCTCGATTAGCAATGGTAAACATTATGTGAGCCATGAGGCTGTCTGTGTACTTAACACAGGTTCGGAAGATGCCAATATCAAATTGACTTTTTATTTTGAAGATAGGGAACCGATGGATAAATTCGCTGCTGTATGCAAAGCGCAAAGAACAAATCATATAAGATTGGACAAAATAGAAGATGAAGATGGAAACAAGGTACCTTTAGGAGTGCCTTATGCTATCCGCATACAAAGTGATTGCAATATAATAGTTCAGCATAGCAGGTTGGATACAACACAGTGCGAGATGAGCCTTATGACTACAATAGCTTATTAATAGAAAGGAAGGAGATTGATCGTGACAAAGTTAGAAAGGTATAAGAAGGTTGATTATGAGCTTCCAAACAAATATTTAAGATGGCCGCTCTATGGTGCCGGGCTTGAAAATGTAGGAAAACAGGGTAAACCTATTGAGGTTGAAATGCCAGAGATCAAACCAAACGAAGTATTATTGAGGGTAGATGCAGTAGGGCTATGTTTTAGTGATATAAAGGTAGTAAATCAAGGGAATAAACATCCCAGAATTACCGGCAGGGATTTGGAAAATGATCCTGCTGTACTTGGCCATGAAGCTACGCTGACTGTTGTAAAAGCGGGAGAACAAAGACAAGACCAATACAAAATTGGGAACAGATATCTAATACAGGCTGATGTGTTTTATAAAGGGGTCTCAATGGCCTTTGGATATGTGCTCCCAGGGGGGATGCAACAATATGTTGTTGTAGGGGATCAAATACTTGATGGTGATGAGGGTTCATATTTGATTCCTGTTGATGATTCTAGCGGTTACGCTGAAGTCGCATTGAGCGAGCCGTGGGCATGTGTTGAGGCAGCATTGAGGATAGAGCATAGGAATGCTTTGAAAAATGGTGGCATTGCATGGTTTGTAGGGTTTGACAATGCAAAATTCGATGAATATACAATATCTAATGGATTTGATAAGCAAAACCATCCGGCTAAAGTAGTGGTATCCAATGTTAAAGGAAAAATACTTGAAATATTAAAAGAAAAAGCTGCTCAAACTGGAGCAGAGTTTATAGAAGATAACGGCATAGACAACATAGATGAATTTGCAGAAGAGTATGCTAAAGATACAGGTTTTGATGATATTGTAGTTTTGGGTACCCCCACTCCAGAGTTTGTTGAGCTCGCCAGCGATAAGCTTGCAAATAAAGGTATATTCGCTATAGTTGCTGATACACCGGTGGCGCGCAAAGTATCTATAGATGGTGGAAGGATACATTATGATGGAACAGGGTATGTAGGTACTATGGGTACAGACATAGCGGACGCATATGCACATGAAAGAACTTCTGAACTTTTTCAGGATGGAAAGATATTCTTGATGGGCGCTGGTGGGCCTATGGGACAGATGTATACTCAGAGGGCGGCTGATACCGAGAATGGTCCCAAGATGGTTGTGGTCAGCGATATAGATGATAACAGACTTGGTGAATTGAAGGAAAGGTTTGCTCATCTTGCTGACAGGAGAGGGGCAGCTTTCAAGACTATAAATCCAAACAAGGTAAAACCGGAGGAATTCGATAAATTTTTATCAGAAGCCTCTGAAGGAGAAAAGTTCACAGATGTAGTCGCTTTTGTACCTGTACCGGCTTTGATAGGGCAGGCTGGCGACTGGTTAGGGGATAACGGTTATTTGAATATTTTTGCCGGTATAGCCAGAGGAACTAAGGTAAATCTTGATATAAGCGGCACATATATGAAAGGACATAGGTGGGTAGGCAGCAGCGGATCTAGACTTGCGGACTTGAAATATACGCTTAAAAAGACTGAACAAGGACTACTTTCACCCAACCAGTCTGTTGCCGCTATAGGAGGTTTAAATGTAACAAATGAAGGGCTTAGAGCTGTAAAAGAGGGAAGATTCCCAGGCAAGGTTGTTATATGGCCACAGTTACCTGACCTGCCGTTAATACCATTACCTGAGATGAAGGATAAACTTCCAAATGTTGCAGAGAAGTTAGATAGAGGCAAGTTTTGGACAAAAGAAGCTGAAGAAGAATTATTGAATTCAAAATTAGAAATATGAAATAAGCTGGAGGATATTATGCAGCAAAAATATCGAGAATATATAGAAGGACTTAATAAAGAACAAACAGCTGAGAGACTACAGAGTTTAAAGTCTCTCAAACAGATGATAGATGAAGGGAAACTTGAAAGGCCGGAGTCGGGTGTGTATGTGAACAATCACATACACACCATATATTCATTTTCTCCCTATTCACCTTCAAAGGCTATTTGGATGGCTTATAATTCAGGGCTGACTACTGCCGGAATAATGGATCATGATTCTATAAGTGGAGCAAAAGAATTTATAGAGGCAGGGAAAATCATAGATATGGCTACTACCATCGGTGTGGAATGCAGAGCTGATTTTTCCGGTACAAGATTAAATGGAAAGAGGATAAACAACCCGGATCAAAAATCTATTGCTTATGTAACTATGCATGGTATTCCACACCAATATATTGACCATGTGAAAGACTTTTTTAAGCCTTATACGGCAGAGAGGAACAAAAGAAATAGTCTAATGGTGGACAAGATAAACAATATATTCAAGCCCCATGATATTCATCTTGACTTTGAACAAGATGTAGTTGCCATCTCTAAAAGTGATGAGGGAGGCAGTATTACTGAAAGGCATATATTATTCGGTTTAGCCGGCAAGTTGATGAGTAAATTTGGCAAAGGCGAAAACCTAGTGAACTTTCTTAAGGATAGGCTAGGCATACAAATAAGCCAAAAGAATTACAAATATTTAATGGATAAAGATAATAAATTTTACCAATATGATCTGTTAGGAGTATTAAAAGGAGATCTGGTAAGATTATTTTATATCGATGCAACAAAAGAGTGCCCCGATATAAAAGAGGTAATAAATCTTACAAAGGACATAGGAGCAATTTCTGCTTATGCTTATCTAGGCGATGTGACCGATTCAGTTACTGGAGATAAAAAAGCACAAAAATTTGAGGACGATTATATAGAATTGTTATTTGATGTGCTGAAAGAGTTACAGTTTGATGCTGTAACATATATGCCATCTAGGAATACTTTAGAGCAGCTTAAGCGAATCAAGCATTTATGCAATAAATACGATTTTTTTCAGATAAGCGGTGAGGATATAAACTCTCCAAGACAGTCGTTTATTTGTCCTGCCTTAAATGATAAAGAGTTTAAAAATCTGATAGATTCAACTTGGGCACTTATAGGACATGAGAAGGCTGCTACCAAAAATAAAGGTCAAGGCATGTTTTCTGACAGCAGTATGACTCGCTATCCCGATCTCGATGAAAGAACCCGAGTTTTTAAAGAGATTGGATTGAATGGTTAGAGACTAAAGGAAGAAGTCCTGAAAAGGATTTCTTCCTTTAATTTTTGCAATTCTCTATTGTGATATTGCATTATAAATGGTAAAATCCTTCTTATAAAAAAGATATTTGATTTATAGGGTAGGGTTATCAAAGAACGGAGGAAAAAGCTATGATAAGGGTAAAAGTTCCTGCGACAACAGCAAATCTAGGTCCAGGGTTTGACTGTATGGGGATGGCCTTAAAAATATATAATTATATTGAACTGGAGCCGGTTGATAAGGGTTTGGAGATAAATATAAAAGGGATAACAGATGAAACGATACCAAAGGATGAGAATAATCTTGTATTTATTTCTATGAAGAAAGTGTTTGATAGATTGAATTATCATCCTGAAGGGTTGAGAATAAATTTGACAAATAATATTCCCTTGGCAAGGGGGTTGGGTAGCAGTGCTGCCTGTATTGTGGGAGGGATGCTTGCAGCTAATTATCTTGCTGACAATAGCCTATCAATAAAACAAGTTATTGAAATGGCCACTGAACTGGAAGGACATCCAGACAATGTAGTTCCTGCTATAATCGGGGGGATGACAGTCTGCTCGTTAAATGATAAAATAATTGAGTATGTAAAAATCAATTTACCTCAAGAATTAAAGCTGTGTGTTATGGTACCTGATTTTAAACTTTCAACTAAACAAGCGAGAGAGGTTTTACCTCAAAAGCTTTCAAGGGAGGATGCGGTGTTCAATATTGGAAGGGCATCCATGTTAGTAGCTTGTATGGCTGCAGGGAAGTTTGATCTTATGTGGAACTCTATGCAGGACAGAGTACATCAACCGTACAGAAAAAAATTAATACCTGGCATGGATGAAATATTTGATGCCGCCAAGAGAGCTGGCGCACACGGCATGTTTATCAGCGGAGCCGGTCCTACTTTAATAGCTATAATATCTGGTGATGATGAGAGCTTTAAAGAACAAATGGAGAGTGTTGTTTCATCTCTAAGGGAAGATTGGACGGTAAATATAGTTGATCCTTGTTCTCAAGGGGCTAAGGTTGAGCTTATACATTGATAATGTTTTCTTATTTTTACAGGGAGGAGATATATTTTGGCATTAGTCGTTCAAAAATATGGAGGAAGTTCTGTTGCAGATCCTAAAAAGGTTATGAAGGTAGCCCAGCGAATAATCAATACCAAGGAGAAAGGTAATTCTGTGATTGTTGTATTGTCTGCACAGGGTGACACAACGGATAATCTTATAAAGATGGCAAAAGAGATAAATCCTAATCCGTCTGATAGAGAGATGGATATGCTTATTTCCACAGGGGAACAGATGT
This sequence is a window from Clostridia bacterium. Protein-coding genes within it:
- a CDS encoding rhamnulokinase, whose translation is ISSLGIDTWGVDFGLLDAEGQLIGNAYHYRDSRTDGIVEQAFKLVDKDEMFRITGIQFMQINTIFQLYSMVLKNSPSLKYAKTLLFTPDLFNYLLTGIKSTEYTIASTSQMLDANKKIWAKDMLKNLNIPTDILTDIVKPGTNIGTIQKSVADELDIDQTPVISVASHDTGSAVVSVPAQEDDYIYLSSGTWSLMGIESSQPIINDNALKYNFTNEGGFNDKIRFLKNITGLWIIQECRRAWIKAGENIGFGEMGELAAKATPFKCFIDTEHPTFATPGDMPQKIQDFCSKTGQYIPQSKGEIVRCVLESLAFRYKWVVNKLEEINHKQFPVLHIIGGGVQDKLLCQFTANATKKHVITGPIEATAIGNILVQLMTLGEVSNLSQAREIVRSSFPTKEYSPVDQDSWDEAYNEYLNIVK
- a CDS encoding DeoR/GlpR family DNA-binding transcription regulator, giving the protein MFVIERQQEILNILKQEKSVTVSDLSKRFFVSEATIRRDLRELEKLDLLKKTYGGAVLLEGLNLEAPLSFRETEQKAEKEKMGKLASDLVKDGDILIIDSSSTTLKIVDYLNDKDKLTVITNGAKTVVELGKLTNVKTYSTGGLIRENSMSLIGETARKCIQKYHADILFFSCRSISMEKGITDSSEEEAELRRIMLLNSNKSVLICDHTKFDAASFCKVCDFEHVDCLVTDKKPSNAWMEFLKSKNIEVVFE
- a CDS encoding sensory rhodopsin transducer, which codes for MGEGEGKKIWFIPDGYMSSISNGKHYVSHEAVCVLNTGSEDANIKLTFYFEDREPMDKFAAVCKAQRTNHIRLDKIEDEDGNKVPLGVPYAIRIQSDCNIIVQHSRLDTTQCEMSLMTTIAY
- a CDS encoding alcohol dehydrogenase catalytic domain-containing protein → MTKLERYKKVDYELPNKYLRWPLYGAGLENVGKQGKPIEVEMPEIKPNEVLLRVDAVGLCFSDIKVVNQGNKHPRITGRDLENDPAVLGHEATLTVVKAGEQRQDQYKIGNRYLIQADVFYKGVSMAFGYVLPGGMQQYVVVGDQILDGDEGSYLIPVDDSSGYAEVALSEPWACVEAALRIEHRNALKNGGIAWFVGFDNAKFDEYTISNGFDKQNHPAKVVVSNVKGKILEILKEKAAQTGAEFIEDNGIDNIDEFAEEYAKDTGFDDIVVLGTPTPEFVELASDKLANKGIFAIVADTPVARKVSIDGGRIHYDGTGYVGTMGTDIADAYAHERTSELFQDGKIFLMGAGGPMGQMYTQRAADTENGPKMVVVSDIDDNRLGELKERFAHLADRRGAAFKTINPNKVKPEEFDKFLSEASEGEKFTDVVAFVPVPALIGQAGDWLGDNGYLNIFAGIARGTKVNLDISGTYMKGHRWVGSSGSRLADLKYTLKKTEQGLLSPNQSVAAIGGLNVTNEGLRAVKEGRFPGKVVIWPQLPDLPLIPLPEMKDKLPNVAEKLDRGKFWTKEAEEELLNSKLEI
- a CDS encoding PHP domain-containing protein, which encodes MQQKYREYIEGLNKEQTAERLQSLKSLKQMIDEGKLERPESGVYVNNHIHTIYSFSPYSPSKAIWMAYNSGLTTAGIMDHDSISGAKEFIEAGKIIDMATTIGVECRADFSGTRLNGKRINNPDQKSIAYVTMHGIPHQYIDHVKDFFKPYTAERNKRNSLMVDKINNIFKPHDIHLDFEQDVVAISKSDEGGSITERHILFGLAGKLMSKFGKGENLVNFLKDRLGIQISQKNYKYLMDKDNKFYQYDLLGVLKGDLVRLFYIDATKECPDIKEVINLTKDIGAISAYAYLGDVTDSVTGDKKAQKFEDDYIELLFDVLKELQFDAVTYMPSRNTLEQLKRIKHLCNKYDFFQISGEDINSPRQSFICPALNDKEFKNLIDSTWALIGHEKAATKNKGQGMFSDSSMTRYPDLDERTRVFKEIGLNG
- the thrB gene encoding homoserine kinase, translated to MIRVKVPATTANLGPGFDCMGMALKIYNYIELEPVDKGLEINIKGITDETIPKDENNLVFISMKKVFDRLNYHPEGLRINLTNNIPLARGLGSSAACIVGGMLAANYLADNSLSIKQVIEMATELEGHPDNVVPAIIGGMTVCSLNDKIIEYVKINLPQELKLCVMVPDFKLSTKQAREVLPQKLSREDAVFNIGRASMLVACMAAGKFDLMWNSMQDRVHQPYRKKLIPGMDEIFDAAKRAGAHGMFISGAGPTLIAIISGDDESFKEQMESVVSSLREDWTVNIVDPCSQGAKVELIH